Proteins from a genomic interval of Gossypium hirsutum isolate 1008001.06 chromosome A09, Gossypium_hirsutum_v2.1, whole genome shotgun sequence:
- the LOC107889961 gene encoding uncharacterized protein encodes MQATGMGIAQPSRGVQQRLRGRGRARGGNACTVSKTLGMMVENTTSEVTVLSPLGQSVRVNKLFKDIPLEVQGMIFLTDIMELSFGEFNLILGMDWLVKHQVNLDCAAKQVVLKTARVMRTVKDFLDVFPDELPGLPPNREVEFGIELLPGIALVSIAPYRMAPKELEELKGYYRRFFEGFSLIVVPLTKLLRKGVSFDWTDKLQESFEKLKKVPTKAPVLIQPEPRKEFTIYSDGSNVGLGCVLMQEVRSDLTFEEEPVQILDRDVKVLRRKSIPLVKVIWRDHRSEEAT; translated from the exons atgcaagctactggtatgggCATTGCTCAGCCGTCGAGAGGTGTTCAGCAGCGACTGAGAGGCCGTGGTCgggccagaggtggaaatg CATGCACTGTGTCTAAGACTTTGGGTATGATGGTTGAaaacactacgagtgaggttactgtgttgagtccattAGGGCAGTCGGTGAGAGTGAATAAACTGTTTAAAGATAtacctttagaggttcaaggaaTGATCTTTTTAACGGATATAATGGAGCTTTCTTTTGGAGAATTCAACTTAATATTAggcatggactggctggttaagcatCAGGTGAATTTGGACTGTGCTGCAAAACAGGTGGTATTGAAAACTGCAAGGGTGATGAG AACGGTTAAGGATTTTCTAGATGTCTTTCCCGATGAactacctgggttacctccaaaccgtgaagtggagtttgggattgaacTCTTGCCTGGTATAGCTCTGGTGTCTattgccccttatagaatggcaccgaaggaactTGAGGAGCTTAAAG ggtattatagacggtttTTCGAAGGGTTTTCTTTGATTGTTGTgcctctgactaagttgttgcgcAAAGGAGTATCGTTTGATTGGACTGATAAGCtgcaagaaagttttgagaagcttaagaaagtTCCGACTAAAGCTCCTGTCTTGATACAGCCAGAGCCTAGGAAAGAATTCACTATCTACAGCGATGGATCAAATGTTGgtttaggatgtgtattgatgcaagagg TTAGgtcagatctgacctttgaggaagagcctgttcAGATTTTAGACCGTGATgtaaaggttctgaggaggaagtctattccactggttaaggtaATATGGCGTGATCACCGTTCTGAGGAAGCTACATAG